TGCCGGTCCAGGGGCACACCGACCTCGCTCGGGAGGACCTGCATGGTCATGACCGGCTGGTTGCGGCGCACCTCGCGCGGCTCACCCCAGTGCCGGCGCAGGCGGCCCCACAGGTCCAGCACCTGGTCGGCCGGGCCGAAGACCGAGCTCGCCGTCGCCCGGCGCTTGACCACCGCTCCCGCCAGCGCCCCCAGGGCCCGCGGGCTCGCACCGACCGGGACCACGTTGGCCGCGCACCAGCAGAGGGCGTGCTCCCCGCCGGCCTCGTAGCCGTAGAGCGGTCCGCGGGTGCCGACGAGACCGCTCTCGCGGATGCGTGCGGCGACGAAGACGTTGGTCACCGGGTCCTCGGCGCACACGTCGAGGGCGCGCCGGACGTCCTGCAGACCGTAGGCGCGCACGCTCGACGTCCCGGAGCCCAGGGTGCGCAGCATGCCCCCAGCCTGCCCCACCCGTCGCGCTCGTGCGACACGGGCCCGCGCGACACACCTGACGAGCCACGACGTCCGGCTCCGTGCCCTTGCGGGACCGGTCGGGGCAGGGCAGGATCGGAGGGCACCACGGGACGTCCACCACCGGAAGGCCACCATGCAGCCTCGAGCACTCGACCCCGCCAGCCGAGAGCAGGCGATCCAGGCCCTCAAGGAGTCGGGCTCAGGAGGTCGACCGCTCGACGTGCTCGTCGTCGGGGGCGGGGTGACCGGGGCCGGGGCGGCCCTCGACGCCGCCACCCGCGGTTTGTCGACCGTCATCGTCGAGGCGCAGGACTGGGCCTCCGGCACCTCCCAGTGGTCCACCAAGCTCGTGCACGGCGGCCTGCGCTACCTGCAGATGCTCGACTTCAAGCTCGTGCACGAGGCGCTCACCGAGCGCGGGCTGCTGCTCAAGACGCTGGCCCCGCACCTCGTCAAGCCCATGCCGTTCCTCATCCCCCTCGAGCACCGGGTGTGGCAGCGCGCCTACTACGGCGCCGGGGTCACGCTCTACGACGTGCTGGCCAACATCATGCCCGGGCGACGCGCCCTGCCGATCCACCAGCACACCACGCGCGGCGGGCTCAGCAAGCAGTTCCCCGACCTCCGCCACGACACCGCCATCGGCGCGGTGAAGTACTACGACGCCACCGTCGACGACGCCCGGCTCGTCTCCACCCTCGTCCGCACGGCGCACACCTACGGCGCCCGCGCGGCCAGCCGCACGGAGGTGGTCAGCATCGTCAAGGACGAGCACGGCAAGGCGATCGGTGCCGAGCTCGTCGACCTCGAGACCGGTGAGCGCTTCGAGGCGCGGGCCGAGCACGTCATCAGCTGCACGGGCGTGTGGACCGACGACGTCTCCGGGCTGGCCGACACCGACGGCGGGCTCAACGTCCTGGCCTCCAAGGGCATCCACCTCGTCATCCCCCGCGAGCGCATCCAGGGCACCTCGGGTCTGTTCCTGCAGACCGAGAAGTCGGTCCTCTTCTTCATCCCCTGGTCGCGCTACTGGATCCTCGGGACCACCGACACCCCCTGGGAGCTGGACCGGCAGAACCCGGTGGCCACCGCGGCCGACATCGACTACGTGCTCGAGCACGCCAACGCGGTGCTCAAGACGACCCTCACCCGGGACGACGTCGTCGGGTGGTATGCCGGGCTGCGCCCGCTGCTGCAGCCCGGCACCAAGGAGGGCACGGACTCGGCGAAGGTGAGCCGGGAGCACACCGTCGCCAGCCCCGTGCCCGGGCTCACCGTCATCGGTGGCGGCAAGCTCACGACCTACCGGGTCATGGCCAAGGACGCCGTGGACTTCGCGCTCGGCGGCCGGGCCGCGGACCTGCCGTGCGTCACCGACCAGATCCCGCTGCTCGGGGCGGTCGGCGAGGCCGCCATGCGGCACCGGATGCCGGCCCTGCGCGAGCGGTTCGGCTGGAGCGAGCAGATGACCGACCACCTGCTGCACCGCTACGGCTCGTTGGTGGAGGAGCTGCTGGAGCTCATCGAGGAGGACCCCTCCCTGGCCCACACCCTCGAGCACTCGACCGCCTACCTGCGCGCCGAGATCGCCCACGCCTGCCGCACCGAGGGCGTCCTGCACCTCGAGGACCTCATGATGCGGCGCACCCGGCTCATCTACGAGGCCCCCCGCAAGGGCCTGGACACGGTCCCCGAGATCGCCGAGATCGCCGCTGCCGAGCTGGGCTGGGACGAGCAGAAGAAGCAGGCCGAGATCGAGGCCTACACCGCCCGCGCGGAGGCGGAGATCGCAGCCGCCGCCGAGCCGGACGACGAGAGCGCCGCCCGGGTCCGGGACCACCTCGGTGAGGTCGCCCCGCTCCAGGCGATGGGGGCGGGCAAGGACGCCTGACCCCCGGGGGTCCCGGACGCCCGTCCGGGCCCGTGAGCACAGAAAGGATCCTGCGACGTGGGAGAGATCTTCATCTCAGAGGTGCTCGGCACGATGATGCTGCTGCTCTTCGGCTGTGGTGTGGTGGCCAACGCCATCCTCCCCAAGACCAAGGGCACCGGGGGCGGCGCGAGCGCCGCCTGGCTGCTCATCAACTTCGGCTGGGGTCTCGGCGTCTTCGCCGGTGTCTTCACCGCCTACAAGTCCGGGGCGCACATCAACCCGGCGGTGACCATCGGGCTGCTGGCCAACGGGGCCGAGGAGTTCGCCCCGGGCGTGGCCGCCAGCGTCGGCAACGCCGTGATCTACATCCTGGCGCAGCTGCTCGGGGCCTTCCTCGGTGCCGTGCTGTGCTGGGTGGCCTACAAGCAGCATTTCGACGCGGACGGCGACCCGGCCGCCAAGCTCGGGGTCTTCTCGACCGGGCCGGAGATCCGCAACTACGGCTGGAACTTCGCCACCGAGGTCATCGGCACCTTCGTGCTGGTCTTCGTCGTCATCATGTTCGGCAACACCCCCAACGAGCTCGGTCCTCTGGCCGTGGCCCTGCTCGTCGTCGGCATCGGCGCCAGCCTCGGCGGGCCGACCGGCTACGCCATCAACCCGGCCCGTGACCTCGGTCCGCGCATCGCCCACGCCGTCCTCCCCATCCCGGGCAAGGGCACCAGCGACTGGGGCTACTCCTGGGTGCCGATCGCCGGCCCGGTCGTCGGCGGCATCCTGGCCGGCCTCGTCGCCGCGCTGTACGGCTGACACCCAACCCACCCACAACGACGTGAAGGAGCGCATCCATGGCTGACTACGTCCTGGCCATCGACCAGGGAACCACGAGCACCCGTGCCATCGTGTTCACCAAGAGCGGCGAGATCCACTCGGTCGGGCAGAAGGAGCACGAGCAGATCTTCCCGAAGGCCGGATGGGTCGAGCACGACCCGGCCGAGATCTGGCGCAACACCAAGGAGGTCATCGGCACCGCCCTGGGCAAGGGCGGGATCGGCAACGACGACCTGGCCGCCATCGGGATCACCAACCAGCGCGAGACCGCGGTGGTGTGGGACAAGAACACCGGTGAGGCCGTCTACAACGCCATCGTCTGGCAGGACACCCGGACCGACAAGGTCGTCGCCGAGCTCGCGGGCGAGGACGGTGCGGACAAGTACAAGCACATCTGCGGGCTCCCGCTCGCGACGTACTTCTCCGGGCCCAAGGTCAAGTGGATCCTCGACAACGTCGAGGGCGCGCGGGAGAAGGCGGAGGCCGGTGACCTGCTCTTCGGCAACACCGACAGCTGGACGGTCTGGAACCTCACCGGCGGCACCCAGGGCGGCGTGCACGTCACCGACGTCACCAATGCCTCCCGCACCATGCTCATGGACCTGCATTCGCTCAGCTGGTCCGAGCAGGTGGCCTCCGACATGGGCATCCCGCTGTCCATGCTGCCGGAGATCAGGTCCTCGGCGGAGGTCTACGGCGAGAGCACCAAGCTGCACGTGCCGATCGCCGGCATCCTCGGCGACCAGCAGGCGGCGACCTTCGGCCAGGCCTGCTTCGAGAAGGGCATGAGCAAGAACACCTACGGCACGGGCAACTTCATGCTGCTCAACACCGGCACCGAGATCGTCCCCAGCGAGAACGGCCTGCTCACCACGGTCTGCTACAAGATCGGCGACCAGGACGCGGTGTACGCCCTCGAGGGCTCGATCGCCGTGACCGGCTCGCTCGTGCAGTGGCTGCGGGACAACATCGGGCTCATCTCGGACGCGCCGGAGATCGAGCAGCTGGCGACCCAGGTCGACGACAACGGTGGCTGCTACATCGTGCCGGCCTTCTCCGGGCTCTTCGCGCCCTACTGGAAGGACGACGCCCGCGGCGCCATCGTCGGTCTGACCCGCTACGTCAACAGGAACCACATCGCCCGCGCCGCCCTGGAGTCCACCGCCTTCCAGACCCGTGAGGTCGCCGACGCGATGAACGCCGACTCCGGTGTCGAGCTGACCGAGCTGCGGGTGGACGGCGGCATGGTCGCCAACGAGACCCTCATGCAGTTCCAGGCCGACATCCTCGGGGTCGACGTCGTGCGCCCCAAGGTGGCCGAGACGACCGCCCTCGGGGCCGCCTACGCCGCGGGCATCGCCGTGGGGTTCTTCAGCGGCGAGCAGGACGTCATCGACAACTGGGAGGAAGGCCAGCGCTGGAGTCCTCGGATGAAGGACGCCGAGCGTGACCGGCTCTACCGCCAGTGGAAGAAGGCCGTGACCAAGACCTTCGACTGGGTCGACGAGGACGCCGAGGCGGCGGAGGAGGCCGTCGAGGAGGCCGAGAGCAGCTGACCGGCATCGATTCGGTCACGATCCGGCCCGGGTGAGCGCGTTTCGCCCGGGCCGGACGTATGGTGCGCCCATGAAGAACTCCATCCTCCCCGTGATCGCGGCCAGCGCCCTGGCCTTCTCCCTCGCCGCCTGCGGCTCCGACGACGGTGGCTCGGAGAGCGAGGCCGGCGGGGGCGAGGCGGCCGGCGCCGACCTCGACCTCGTGACCGACGGCACCCTGACCGTCTGCTCCGACGTCCCCTACCCCCCGTTCGAGGACTTCGACGAGTCCACCGACTCCGGCTTCACCGGCTTCGACGTCGACATCGTCAGCGCGGTGGCCGAAGGTCTGGACCTCGAGCTCGAGATCAAGGACTCCTCCTTCGACGCGCTGCAGTCCGGTCTCGCTCTCAACTCCGGTGACTGCGACCTGGCCGCCTCGGCCATGACCATCACCGAGGAGCGCCAGGAGAACCTCGCCTTCTCCGACGGCTACTACGACTCCCAGCAGTCCCTCCTCGTCCCCGCCGACTCCGACATCGCGGGGATCGACGACCTCCCCGGACGGACGGTCGGCGTGCAGCAGGGCACGACGGGTGAGGCCTACACCCAGGAGAACGCCCCCGACGCGACCATCACCGCCTTCCCCAGCAACGCCGAGCTGTTCCAGGCCATCCAGGCCGGGCAGATCGACGCGATCCTGCAGGACCTGCCGGTGAACATCGACAACGCCGAGAACGGTGACTTCGAGGTCGTCGAGGAGTACTCCACCGACGAGACCTACGGCCTGGCGATGCAGCAGGACAACACCGCCCTGGTGGAGGCCGTCAACGAGCAGCTGAGCGAGCTGCGCGACAGCGGCGAGTACGACGAGATCTACGACTCGTACTTCAGCACCGAGGACTGAGCCGACGCCAGATGGGCTCTCTGACCCGCACGCAGCGACAGCGGGCCGTACGGCTGACGCTGTACGCCCTCTTCGTCGTCCTGGCCGTCACCTTCGTGCTCATCGCGGACTGGGAGGCGATCTCGTCGAGCTTCTTCCTCGTCGAGGGCTTCACCGGCACCTGGCAGGACTTCGTGTTCGTCGGGGCACGCAACACCATCCTCTACACGGTCATCGCCTTCGTCGGCGGCTTCGTGCTGGCGATGGTCCTGGTGCTCATGAAGCTGGCACCGGTGGCGCCCTTCCGCTGGCTGGCGACGGCCTACATCGAGCTGTTCCGTGGCCTTCCCGCGCTGGTCGTCATCCTGTTCATGGCTCTCGGCGTCCCCATCGCCTTCGGGTGGCGACCGCCCGGTGGCACCATCGGCGCCGGCCTGGTCGGGCTCATGCTGGTGGCCGCCGCCTACATGGCGGAGACCATCCGGGCCGGCATCGAGGCGGTCCCCAAGGGTCAGACCGAGGCGGCGCGGTCGCTCGGCATGAGCGGCCCGTGGACCATGGCCACGGTCGTCATGCCGCAGGCGCTGCGGATCGTCATCCCCCCGCTGACCAACGAGCTGGTCATCCTCATCAAGGACACGTCGTTGCTCTTCGTCGTCGGGATGGCGGCCAACGAGAAGGAGCTCACCACCATGGCGCGGGACTTCATGGCGAGCGGCCCGTCGGCCGGCACCGCCACCAGTCTGGTCTTCGCCTGCCTGATGTACCTCGCGATCACCCTGCCGCTCACCCGCGTGGTGGCGTGGCTCGAGCGTCGACAGAAGAGGTCCCGCTGATGACGACCCGACTGCACCCGACCCAGCAGATCGACCACGGCGCCCCGGCCATCGAGATCCGCGACCTGCACAAGTCCTTCGGCGACAACCACGTCCTCACCGGCATCGACTTCCACGTCGACTCCGGTCAGGTCGTCTGCGTCATCGGCCCGTCCGGCTCCGGCAAGTCGACGCTGCTGCGCTGCGTCAACCGGCTCGAGGAGCCCACCTCGGGCCAGGTGCTCATCGAGGGCATCGACATCACCGACCCGGAGACCGAGCTCGACGCGGTCCGGTCCCGGATCGGCATGGTGTTCCAGCAGTTCAACCTCTTCAGCCACATGACCGTGCTGCGCAACCTCACCATCGCGCAGCAGCGGGCGAAGAAGCGCAGCCGCAGGGAGGCCGAGGAGGTCGCCCGCGGCAACCTCGACCGGGTCGGGCTGTCGGACAAGGTCGACGCCTACCCGGCCCACCTGTCGGGTGGCCAGCAGCAGCGCGTCGCCATCGCCCGGGCGCTGTCCATGGACCCGGACATGATGCTCTTCGACGAGCCCACCTCGGCGCTGGACCCCGAGCTGGTCGGCGACGTGCTCGACGTCATGAAGACGCTGGCGGGCGAGGGCATGACGATGATGGTCGTCACCCACGAGATGGGCTTCGCCCGGGAGGTCGGCGACAAGCTCGTCTTCATGGCCGACGGCGTCATCTGCGAGGAGGGCGACCCGCGCGAGGTGCTCAGCAACCCCCGGGAGGCACGCACCCAGGAGTTCCTCTCCAAGGTCCTCTAGGGGCGCGGCGCGTCGCGCGGCGTCGGCGTGCTCAGCGCTCGGCGAGGTCCTTGAGCCGGGCCAGGCCCCTCTCGAAGTCCTTGCCGACGAGCCGGTCCATCGACATGACCCGGCCGAGCACCCGCATGACGCCGGTGTGCCGGCCGGACATACTCCAGGTCACCAGGGTCCGGTCCTGCTCCGGCTGCGGGACGAGGTCGAAGCGGATGTCGTTGTCGGTCGGGAACGGCTTCTCGAAGTGCAGGTCGATCTGCACCGAGCGCGGCGCCTGCGCCCCGGTGATGCGCATCGACCCGGCGCCGGCCTTGGTGCTGCCGTCCCAGGCGTACTCCGACCCCACCCCCGACTTGGGCCCGGAGTAGCTGCGGTGCATGCGCGGGTCCAGCGCCTCCCAGGGCGACCAGTCCCGCCAGCGCCGGAAGTCGACGAGCTCGGTGAAGATGCGCTCGGGAGGAGCCTGCACGAGGATGCTGCGCGAGGTGGCGTAGGGCAGCGGCGCCAGTGGCATATGGGTCCCTCCTGTCACTGGTCGAACCACTGGGGCTCGTCGGGGTCCGGCCAGACCAGCTCCGGCCGTTGCAGGTCGGTGTTGTCGACGATCCACTCCGGCGCCCACGTGCGGGCCTGCAGCCGGTAGAGGCGCTGCGCCTCAACGTAGCGCGCGTTGGCCGGATGTCCGGGCAGGTCGTCCCCGGACACGCGGGAGGCGGGGAACCGCGCGTTGCCGCGGGGCACCGTCACCGACTCCGGCGCGGTGACCAGGCACGTGGCGTCCCACTCTCCGCGCAGCTCCGGACGCCGCAGGAAGACCCCCTCCACCAGGAGGACGGCGTCCTCGGAGAGACCGACCGGCTCGGGGGAGACCGGCTCCTCGCGGCCGACGTCGAAGACCGCGGGCACGATGTCCCCGCCTGCCCGGAACGGCCAGAGGACGGCCCGGCGCAGCGCGTCGTAGTCGTAGGAGTCCTGGTAGCAGGTCATCCCGGTCCGGCCGCGTGCGTAGCGCTCCTGGCGGGGGTGGTGGAAGCCGTCCACCGAGACCGCGTGCAGCTCGCGGCCGGCCACGTGCGGGGCGAGGGCCACCAGCTCGGCCGCCAGCCGCGTCTTGCCCACCCCGTCCGGGCCGTCCAGGGCGATGACCGCACGCTCCCCCGGGCGGACGGCGAGCATGAGTCCGAGCAGGTCGACGAGGACGAGCTGGCGCAGCGGCAGGAACCCGGGAGCAGTCACCCGCTCAAGGGTATGCGGTGGGTGTCGCCCCACTCCATGTAGACGCCGTTGTCGAGCAGCGTGGCGTCCGGCGGCGGCGGCTTCTCGACGAACCCGAAGGTGCGGTAGAGCGAGCGGGCCCGGGTGTTGTCCGCGCTCACGTCCAGCCAGACCCGGCGCACCCGGGGTCCGGCCAGGGCGTGCTCGAGCAGGTGGCGCAGGAGCAGCCGCCCCAGGCCCTGGCCACGGCCCTCGGGGGCCACGACCATGCGGCGGATCTCCACGACGTCGCCACCGCCGACGCCGACGAGGATGCCGAAGGCGATCACCCGGTCGAGCCGGTCGACGAGCACCCAGTGCTCGAGGTCCGGGTCCTGCAGCGCCTGCTCGTGCCAGTCGTGCCCGCCCTGGCCGAGGAAGGGACTGGTGTCCATCGCCTCCTCGAAGCTGACCACGGCAGCGAGGTCGCCGGGCCGGGTCTGCCGCAGGTGCGACCCGACCACCAGACCACCGCGGTCCCGACCCAGGGGCCGGTCCCGCACGTGCGGCGCGCCGCTGGCCCGCGGGGTCGTGACGACGATCATCTCCAGGTCCTCGTCGCCGTCGTTGCGCATGAAGTGGCGGGTGCGCGGGGGCACCTCGATGCCGGACCCGGGCGGCACCTGCACCTCGCGACGTCCGAGGGTCATCGTGCCCGTTCCCGCGAGGACGTAGAAGAACTGCCGACCCCGGTCGTGGGTGTGCGGCTGGGCGGCGGTGCCGGACGGCATGTGCTCGTGCACCACCGTGAGATCGCCGCGGTCGACGAGGTGGAACGCGCGGCACACCTCGTGCCACGTGGACTGGCGGGCGGTCTGCCGGCTGATGGGGTCCGGTGCCATGACCAGACGTTACCCGGTGCGCTGTTGCCGGCGCGTCACCCGACGGTCACGGTGGGCGCGCCGGTCGAGGTGCCGGCGCCGCCGTCCTCGGGCTCGCCCATCTCCTCGGCGATCCGCATGGCCTCCTCCAGCAGGGTCTCGACGATCTGGCTCTCGGGCACGGTCTTGACGACCTCGCCCTTGACGAAGATCTGCCCCTTGCCGTTGCCGGAGGCGACCCCGAGGTCGGCCTCCCGGGCCTCGCCCGGACCGTTGACCACGCAGCCCATGACGGCCACGCGCAGCGGCACCTCGAGCCCCTCCAGGCCGGCGGTGACCTCCTCGGCGAGGGTGTAGACGTCGACCTGGGCCCGCCCGCAGGAGGGGCAGGAGACGATCTCCAGCTTGCGCGGCTTGAGGTTGAGGCTCTGGAGGATCTGGTTGCCGACCTTGACCTCCTCC
This genomic window from Serinicoccus chungangensis contains:
- a CDS encoding DUF4081 domain-containing GNAT family N-acetyltransferase codes for the protein MLRTLGSGTSSVRAYGLQDVRRALDVCAEDPVTNVFVAARIRESGLVGTRGPLYGYEAGGEHALCWCAANVVPVGASPRALGALAGAVVKRRATASSVFGPADQVLDLWGRLRRHWGEPREVRRNQPVMTMQVLPSEVGVPLDRQVRTARPEEVDLVLPAAAAMFTEEIGYPPYRGNATAYRGAVAGLVDEGRTLVRVEEGEVVFKADLGSVALGVAQVQGVWVHPRWRGQGLAAPAMASVVEHTIRHVAPVVTLYVNDFNAPALATYRRVGMVQTGTFATVLL
- a CDS encoding glycerol-3-phosphate dehydrogenase/oxidase, with amino-acid sequence MQPRALDPASREQAIQALKESGSGGRPLDVLVVGGGVTGAGAALDAATRGLSTVIVEAQDWASGTSQWSTKLVHGGLRYLQMLDFKLVHEALTERGLLLKTLAPHLVKPMPFLIPLEHRVWQRAYYGAGVTLYDVLANIMPGRRALPIHQHTTRGGLSKQFPDLRHDTAIGAVKYYDATVDDARLVSTLVRTAHTYGARAASRTEVVSIVKDEHGKAIGAELVDLETGERFEARAEHVISCTGVWTDDVSGLADTDGGLNVLASKGIHLVIPRERIQGTSGLFLQTEKSVLFFIPWSRYWILGTTDTPWELDRQNPVATAADIDYVLEHANAVLKTTLTRDDVVGWYAGLRPLLQPGTKEGTDSAKVSREHTVASPVPGLTVIGGGKLTTYRVMAKDAVDFALGGRAADLPCVTDQIPLLGAVGEAAMRHRMPALRERFGWSEQMTDHLLHRYGSLVEELLELIEEDPSLAHTLEHSTAYLRAEIAHACRTEGVLHLEDLMMRRTRLIYEAPRKGLDTVPEIAEIAAAELGWDEQKKQAEIEAYTARAEAEIAAAAEPDDESAARVRDHLGEVAPLQAMGAGKDA
- a CDS encoding MIP/aquaporin family protein → MGEIFISEVLGTMMLLLFGCGVVANAILPKTKGTGGGASAAWLLINFGWGLGVFAGVFTAYKSGAHINPAVTIGLLANGAEEFAPGVAASVGNAVIYILAQLLGAFLGAVLCWVAYKQHFDADGDPAAKLGVFSTGPEIRNYGWNFATEVIGTFVLVFVVIMFGNTPNELGPLAVALLVVGIGASLGGPTGYAINPARDLGPRIAHAVLPIPGKGTSDWGYSWVPIAGPVVGGILAGLVAALYG
- the glpK gene encoding glycerol kinase GlpK, with translation MADYVLAIDQGTTSTRAIVFTKSGEIHSVGQKEHEQIFPKAGWVEHDPAEIWRNTKEVIGTALGKGGIGNDDLAAIGITNQRETAVVWDKNTGEAVYNAIVWQDTRTDKVVAELAGEDGADKYKHICGLPLATYFSGPKVKWILDNVEGAREKAEAGDLLFGNTDSWTVWNLTGGTQGGVHVTDVTNASRTMLMDLHSLSWSEQVASDMGIPLSMLPEIRSSAEVYGESTKLHVPIAGILGDQQAATFGQACFEKGMSKNTYGTGNFMLLNTGTEIVPSENGLLTTVCYKIGDQDAVYALEGSIAVTGSLVQWLRDNIGLISDAPEIEQLATQVDDNGGCYIVPAFSGLFAPYWKDDARGAIVGLTRYVNRNHIARAALESTAFQTREVADAMNADSGVELTELRVDGGMVANETLMQFQADILGVDVVRPKVAETTALGAAYAAGIAVGFFSGEQDVIDNWEEGQRWSPRMKDAERDRLYRQWKKAVTKTFDWVDEDAEAAEEAVEEAESS
- a CDS encoding transporter substrate-binding domain-containing protein; the encoded protein is MKNSILPVIAASALAFSLAACGSDDGGSESEAGGGEAAGADLDLVTDGTLTVCSDVPYPPFEDFDESTDSGFTGFDVDIVSAVAEGLDLELEIKDSSFDALQSGLALNSGDCDLAASAMTITEERQENLAFSDGYYDSQQSLLVPADSDIAGIDDLPGRTVGVQQGTTGEAYTQENAPDATITAFPSNAELFQAIQAGQIDAILQDLPVNIDNAENGDFEVVEEYSTDETYGLAMQQDNTALVEAVNEQLSELRDSGEYDEIYDSYFSTED
- a CDS encoding amino acid ABC transporter permease is translated as MGSLTRTQRQRAVRLTLYALFVVLAVTFVLIADWEAISSSFFLVEGFTGTWQDFVFVGARNTILYTVIAFVGGFVLAMVLVLMKLAPVAPFRWLATAYIELFRGLPALVVILFMALGVPIAFGWRPPGGTIGAGLVGLMLVAAAYMAETIRAGIEAVPKGQTEAARSLGMSGPWTMATVVMPQALRIVIPPLTNELVILIKDTSLLFVVGMAANEKELTTMARDFMASGPSAGTATSLVFACLMYLAITLPLTRVVAWLERRQKRSR
- a CDS encoding amino acid ABC transporter ATP-binding protein translates to MTTRLHPTQQIDHGAPAIEIRDLHKSFGDNHVLTGIDFHVDSGQVVCVIGPSGSGKSTLLRCVNRLEEPTSGQVLIEGIDITDPETELDAVRSRIGMVFQQFNLFSHMTVLRNLTIAQQRAKKRSRREAEEVARGNLDRVGLSDKVDAYPAHLSGGQQQRVAIARALSMDPDMMLFDEPTSALDPELVGDVLDVMKTLAGEGMTMMVVTHEMGFAREVGDKLVFMADGVICEEGDPREVLSNPREARTQEFLSKVL
- a CDS encoding SRPBCC family protein; amino-acid sequence: MPLAPLPYATSRSILVQAPPERIFTELVDFRRWRDWSPWEALDPRMHRSYSGPKSGVGSEYAWDGSTKAGAGSMRITGAQAPRSVQIDLHFEKPFPTDNDIRFDLVPQPEQDRTLVTWSMSGRHTGVMRVLGRVMSMDRLVGKDFERGLARLKDLAER
- a CDS encoding uridine kinase, producing MTAPGFLPLRQLVLVDLLGLMLAVRPGERAVIALDGPDGVGKTRLAAELVALAPHVAGRELHAVSVDGFHHPRQERYARGRTGMTCYQDSYDYDALRRAVLWPFRAGGDIVPAVFDVGREEPVSPEPVGLSEDAVLLVEGVFLRRPELRGEWDATCLVTAPESVTVPRGNARFPASRVSGDDLPGHPANARYVEAQRLYRLQARTWAPEWIVDNTDLQRPELVWPDPDEPQWFDQ
- a CDS encoding GNAT family N-acetyltransferase: MAPDPISRQTARQSTWHEVCRAFHLVDRGDLTVVHEHMPSGTAAQPHTHDRGRQFFYVLAGTGTMTLGRREVQVPPGSGIEVPPRTRHFMRNDGDEDLEMIVVTTPRASGAPHVRDRPLGRDRGGLVVGSHLRQTRPGDLAAVVSFEEAMDTSPFLGQGGHDWHEQALQDPDLEHWVLVDRLDRVIAFGILVGVGGGDVVEIRRMVVAPEGRGQGLGRLLLRHLLEHALAGPRVRRVWLDVSADNTRARSLYRTFGFVEKPPPPDATLLDNGVYMEWGDTHRIPLSG